From Arachis stenosperma cultivar V10309 chromosome 2, arast.V10309.gnm1.PFL2, whole genome shotgun sequence, one genomic window encodes:
- the LOC130962955 gene encoding uncharacterized protein LOC130962955 has protein sequence MVTTSDQEDGDKQSKLSQQPEDNSTEEEDRDHQEPEILQQELLKLYAPFPQLLNGAVGKRMYSRFLDLFASLHVNIPFIKAIQQMPAFIKYMKELFPRKSSIKGGQTIVLNKECSALIQPELPAKRRDPGSFHIPCAIGETMFDRALCDLGESINLLPLSLAKRLQINEIMSTDVVIRLADKTQKQAIRVVENVLLKVGKYFLPTDFVILDMEESHTHPIILGRPFLATARALIDVEQGELILRIHDERLSFNIFKFSQEADQEHKEPSKDHNEILKEEVSTEAHPTYLVTPLVDK, from the coding sequence ATGGTCACTACAAGTGATCAAGAGGATGGAGACAAGCAAAGCAAACTCTCCCAACAGCCTGAAGACAACTCAACAGAGGAGGAGGATagagatcaccaagaaccagaAATCTTACAACAAGAGTTGCTTAAGCTCTATGCACCATTTCCCCAACTGCTCAATGGTGCTGTGGGGAAGAGAATGTACTCAAGGTTCCTAGATTTGTTTGCATCTCTGCATGTGAACATACCGTTCATCAAGGCCATCCAACAAATGCCTGCATTCATCAAATATATGAAGGAACTTTTTCCCAGGAAAAGCTCAATCAAAGGAGGCCAGACTATAGTGTTGaacaaggaatgtagtgccCTTATTCAACCTGAGTTGCCTGCAAAAAGAAgagacccagggagttttcacatCCCCTGTGCCATAGGGGAAACAATGTTTGATAGAGCACTCTGTGATTTGGGGGAAAGCATCAACTTACTGCCCCTATCCTTGGCGAAGAGGCTGCAGATCAATGAGATAATGTCCACAGATGTAGTTATTAGACTGGCTGACAAGACTCAAAAGCAAGCAATAAGAGTGGTGGAAAATGTGTTGCTAAAGGTTGGGAAATACTTTCTCCCAACAGACTTTGTCATCCTGGACATGGAAGAGAGTCACACTCACCCAATCATAttgggaagacccttcctagctacagccagagcactcatagatgtggaGCAAGGGGAGCTAATATTGAGGATCCATGATGAACGACTCAGCTTTAATATCTTCAAATTCTCACAAGAAGCAGACCAAGAGCACAAGGAACCAAGCAAAGATCATAATGAGATATTAAAGGAGGAAGTAAGCACTGAAGCACACCCAACCTATTTGGTGACCCCTTTGGTTGATAAATAA